GGACGGGCACGAGCACGCTCCGCTCCACCCTCGACGGCGAGCGCTACCTCTCGGTGGCCGTCCTGCCTGACGCGCAGCCCGCCACGCTGGAGTTGTTCCGGCGACACGCCTACGCCTTCGTCACCGACAGTCGGGTCGCGTGGGCCTACGATGAGGCGACCGCGCGCGTCACGTCGACGTACGCCTACGACACCGTCCTCAAGGAGAGCGGTCCATCGAACGTGAACGCGACGCTGACCGCGCTCTACCGCCACCAGTGGCTCCACAGCACGGCCACCCTCACGGGCCACACCTACCGGTCGCCGCGCGGCGAGATGCGGCTCTCCGAGGGCAACGCGTTCACGATGGAGCACGGCTTCACCGGCGTCCTCCCCGCCCTGCCCGACCGCGGCGACTACAACCCGGCGACCCTGCTCGCCCTCGTCCAGGACGCAGCGCAGGAGACGCTGCCCGCCGGGCCGACGTACGACAACGGCAAGGCGATGGGCCGCTTCGCCCACCTCGTCCACATCGCCGACCAGATCGGCGCGACGGCCGAGCGCGACCACTTCCTCGCCCAGCTCAAGACCCGGCTCGAAGACTGGTTCACGGTGGGCGGCGCGCAGGAGTACTCGTACGACGCCACGTGGGACGTCCTCACCGGCTACCCCTCCGGCTTCGGGGCGGACAACCAGATCAACGACCACCACTTCCACGCCAGCTACGCCGTGATGAGCGCGGCCACGATCGCGCAGTACGACCCCGCGTGGGCCGCGCAGGAGCACTGGGGCGGGATGGTCAACCTCCTCATCAAAGACGCCAACAACTGGGACCGCGCCGACGAGCGCTTCCCCTTCCTCCGCACCTTCGACGCCTACGCCGGGCACTCGTGGGCCGCCGGCCACGGCGACTTCGCCGAGGGCAACAACCAGGAATCCAGTTCGGAATCGATGCACTTCGCCTCGTCGGTCGTGCTGTGGGGCGAGGCGACGGGGCAGACGGAGATCCGCGACCTCGGGATCTACCTCTACGCTACCGAGGCCTCCGCCGTCGACGAGTACTGGTTCGACGTGGACGACGAGGTCTTCCCCGAGGCCTACCCGCGCGTCGCGATTGGGATGGTGTGGGGCGGGAAGGGCGTGCATTCCACGTGGTTCGGCGCCGACCCCGAGTTCATCCACGGCATCAACATCCTCCCGGTCACGGCGGGCTCGCTCTACCTCGGCCGCCACCCCGACTACGTCCGCGCGAACTACGCCGAGATCGTCGCCGAGCGCGGCGGGCAGCCCGTGGTGTGGAAGGACGTGCTCTGGCAGTACCTCGCCCTGAGCGACCCGGCGCAGGCGCTGGCCTACTACAACGCCGACCCCGGGTACGAACCCTTCGACGGCGAGTCCCGCGCCCACACCCTCCACTGGCTCCACAACCTCAAGGCGATGGGCCACGTCGAGCCCGACATCGCGGCCGACGTCCCGACCTACGCCGTCTTCCGCGATGCCAACGATGACCTCACGTACGTCGCCTACAACGCCGGGGCGGACGCGCGCCAGGTGACGTTCTCCGACGGCTTCTCCATGCTCGTCGAACCCCGGTCACTGCGCTCAGAGAGCACCGCGGCCGGGAACCCGAACGCCCCCCGCGTCCTCCTCGTCGCCGACAAGACCTCCGGCAAGTCGCCGCTGAGGGTGGCCTT
The sequence above is a segment of the Rhodothermales bacterium genome. Coding sequences within it:
- a CDS encoding glycosyl hydrolase; this translates as MTTPSASRSSRLPLLFGLLWALQFLIVGDSALAQAVQVGLGSYSTSLPSGAVGPQNFEGQPIAPKVSADFALPIQSNDYWSSLIYPFFNDPYSNILYAHPINARATAAGLQIGYTTDPIFVAADYLYPFAAQLTVGVDGLSASRATAHDYGDWTATARWNGGAVTMEATLGHGLPYVFFEVVGGQAVLTPAQSPTIWHREGGVLGLTIGGKHYGVFAPSAATWTGTSTLRSTLDGERYLSVAVLPDAQPATLELFRRHAYAFVTDSRVAWAYDEATARVTSTYAYDTVLKESGPSNVNATLTALYRHQWLHSTATLTGHTYRSPRGEMRLSEGNAFTMEHGFTGVLPALPDRGDYNPATLLALVQDAAQETLPAGPTYDNGKAMGRFAHLVHIADQIGATAERDHFLAQLKTRLEDWFTVGGAQEYSYDATWDVLTGYPSGFGADNQINDHHFHASYAVMSAATIAQYDPAWAAQEHWGGMVNLLIKDANNWDRADERFPFLRTFDAYAGHSWAAGHGDFAEGNNQESSSESMHFASSVVLWGEATGQTEIRDLGIYLYATEASAVDEYWFDVDDEVFPEAYPRVAIGMVWGGKGVHSTWFGADPEFIHGINILPVTAGSLYLGRHPDYVRANYAEIVAERGGQPVVWKDVLWQYLALSDPAQALAYYNADPGYEPFDGESRAHTLHWLHNLKAMGHVEPDIAADVPTYAVFRDANDDLTYVAYNAGADARQVTFSDGFSMLVEPRSLRSESTAAGNPNAPRVLLVADKTSGKSPLRVAFEGSQSFDPDGGALSFAWTFGADSTASVADTTVTFTSVGPRWVRLTVSDPEGLVASDSVLIRVLPNGMPFPGAPPVVPAVIEAEDYDLGGEGVAYHDAEPQNIGLAYRPSEGVDIEASTTNGFDVYWITAGEWLEYTFEVAEAGAYTFAPYVASVPGFGQFRMLIDNVDVSGVRDVPGTGGWQFWEPIEIPAVPLEAGIHIMRFEFDSPSDPNGWLFSLNYIAVTEATGVSAEDDAGVPDHFDLKPNYPNPFATTTRFDYALPRAEHVTVEVFNYVGQRVAVLTDEIREAGVHAVTFDAAALPSGTYFYRLTTPSFSKTLKMSMVR